One Rhododendron vialii isolate Sample 1 chromosome 2a, ASM3025357v1 genomic region harbors:
- the LOC131315800 gene encoding acetate--CoA ligase CCL3-like, protein MAGDRDIDDLPKNAANHTALTPLWFLDRAALVHPNRNSVIHGSVHYTWLQTYQRCRRLASALSNRSVGFGTTVAVIAPNVPAIYEAHFGVPMAGAVINPVNIRLNAQTVAFLLEHSSAAVVMVDQEFFPLAEEALKIWANNTKSNFRSPLLIVIADESCDPKSLKYALGRGALDYEKFLETGDPMFAWKPPEDEWQSIALGYTSGTTASPKGVVLHHRGAYLMSLSYALAWGMNEGAVYLWTLPMFHCNGWCFPWTLAALCGTSICLRQVTAKAVYSAIANQGVTHFCAAPVVLNTIVNASPDETTLPLPRLVHVMTAGAAPPPSLLSTMSRLGFRVTHTYGLSETYGPSTVCAWKPEWDSLPQETQARLHARQGVRYIALEGLDIVNTKDMTPVPADGTTVGEIVLRGNAVMKGYLKNPKANAEAFANGWFHSGDLGVKHPDGYIEVKDRSKDIIISGGENISSVEIENVLYAHPKILEASVVARPDERWGESPCAFVTLKPGIDKSTEQRLAEDITQFCRSKMPAYWVPKSIVFGPLPKTATGKVQKHLLRAKAKEMGVMGPVKKSRL, encoded by the exons ATGGCGGGGGATAGAGACATAGACGATCTGCCGAAGAACGCAGCCAACCACACAGCATTGACACCCTTGTGGTTTCTTGACAGGGCAGCTCTGGTGCATCCCAACCGCAATTCTGTAATCCATGGATCGGTGCACTACACGTGGCTCCAGACCTACCAGCGCTGCCGTCGATTGGCCTCCGCTCTTTCCAACCGCTCCGTCGGCTTCGGTACCACG GTGGCAGTAATAGCACCGAATGTCCCTGCAATCTATGAAGCTCATTTTGGTGTTCCAATGGCTGGGGCTGTTATAAACCCTGTCAACATTCGGCTAAACGCACAAACCGTTGCTTTTCTTTTAGAGCATTCATCAGCTGCCGTTGTAATGGTTGACCAGGAGTTTTTCCCCTTGGCAGAGGAAGCTTTGAAAATTTGGGCAAACAATACGAAAAGCAATTTTCGGTCTCCACTTTTGATTGTCATTGCTGATGAAAGCTGTGATCCAAAGTCACTCAAATATGCTTTAGGAAGAGGAGCACTTGATTATGAGAAGTTTTTGGAAACCGGAGATCCCATGTTTGCTTGGAAGCCACCAGAGGATGAATGGCAAAGCATAGCGTTGGGGTACACTTCTGGTACAACGGCCAGTCCTAAGGGGGTCGTTTTGCACCACCGAGGAGCATATCTCATGTCTTTGAGTTATGCTCTAGCATGGGGAATGAATGAAGGAGCTGTTTACCTTTGGACTCTACCCATGTTCCATTGCAATGGTTGGTGTTTCCCCTGGACACTTGCAGCTCTTTGTGGGACTAGCATATGCCTTCGACAG GTCACAGCTAAGGCAGTTTATTCAGCCATAGCCAACCAAGGGGTGACCCATTTCTGCGCTGCACCCGTTGTGCTCAACACAATAGTGAACGCTTCTCCGGATGAAACCACCCTCCCCCTTCCTCGCTTAGTGCATGTCATGACGGCTGGTGCGGCCCCACCCCCTTCTCTCCTATCCACAATGTCCCGACTTGGGTTTCGTGTCACCCACACTTACGGCCTCTCAGAAACCTATGGTCCCTCCACTGTATGCGCATGGAAGCCCGAATGGGACTCACTTCCCCAAGAAACTCAAGCCCGACTCCATGCCCGTCAAGGTGTTCGATACATTGCATTGGAGGGTCTCGATATTGTCAACACAAAAGACATGACACCTGTGCCTGCTGATGGAACTACCGTCGGAGAGATTGTGCTGCGTGGGAATGCTGTGATGAAGGGATACTTGAAGAATCCCAAAGCAAATGCGGAGGCTTTTGCAAACGGGTGGTTTCACTCTGGGGATCTAGGCGTGAAGCATCCAGATGGGTATATAGAAGTTAAAGATAGGTCAAAGGACATTATCATATCCGGAGGCGAAAACATAAGTAGCGTGGAGATAGAAAATGTACTATACGCACACCCGAAAATTTTGGAGGCATCTGTGGTGGCAAGGCCGGATGAGAGGTGGGGAGAGTCACCTTGTGCTTTTGTGACATTGAAGCCGGGTATAGACAAGTCAACCGAACAGCGTTTGGCCGAAGATATAACACAGTTCTGTCGATCTAAGATGCCGGCCTATTGGGTTCCGAAATCAATTGTTTTTGGTCCGTTGCCTAAGACGGCTACTGGGAAGGTGCAGAAGCATCTGCTGAGGGCAAAGGCCAAAGAGATGGGAGTCATGGGACCTGTCAAAAAGAGTAGGTTATGA